The Candidatus Methylacidiphilales bacterium genome window below encodes:
- the argH gene encoding argininosuccinate lyase: MKKKSPSKALWSGRFSSGPDRLVQKFTKSVHYDWRLYREDIAGSLAHAQMLLKIGVLSRGEFVAIEKGLKQILSQIQEGAFPWKEELEDVHMNIESALTEITPAGAKLHTGRSRNDQVATDMRLWVKNQIERDMELLRNLQFALVNLAGRYPDVLIPGYTHLQRAQPVYFAHHLLAYVEMLDRDAGRLLDARTRADVLPLGSGALAGSTLPLDRELVAKLLGFPDVTQYSLDAVGDRDFILEYVAAGSIVAVHLSRLAEDFVLWSTSEFGFVRIGDAFTTGSSLMPQKKNPDVAEIVRGKSGRVIGNLVALLTLLKGLPMTYNRDLQEDKERLFDSVDTVQESLEIFAAMLEDVKVNQAACECAASDPLLLATDVADLLVQKGVPFRRAHEIVGQAVALSEKKGCLLSELKVPDWKQLDPACDEKIPRIFHVRAALGRRKMTGAPGQKQVLAQLLRWKKKLK, translated from the coding sequence ATGAAAAAGAAGTCTCCATCCAAAGCCCTCTGGAGCGGACGGTTCTCGTCCGGGCCCGACCGTTTGGTGCAAAAATTCACCAAATCGGTCCACTACGACTGGCGGTTGTACCGGGAAGACATCGCCGGCAGCCTTGCCCATGCGCAGATGCTGTTGAAAATCGGCGTCCTCAGCAGAGGAGAATTTGTCGCGATAGAAAAGGGCCTGAAACAGATTTTGTCGCAAATCCAGGAGGGCGCTTTCCCCTGGAAGGAAGAGCTCGAGGACGTGCACATGAACATCGAGTCGGCCCTGACGGAAATCACGCCTGCGGGCGCCAAGCTGCACACAGGCCGGAGCAGGAACGACCAAGTGGCGACCGACATGCGGCTCTGGGTCAAGAACCAGATTGAACGGGACATGGAGTTGCTCCGCAACTTGCAGTTTGCGCTGGTCAATCTGGCTGGCAGATATCCGGACGTTCTGATTCCCGGCTATACGCATTTGCAACGGGCGCAACCGGTTTATTTTGCGCATCATTTGCTGGCCTATGTCGAAATGCTGGACCGGGACGCCGGACGGCTCCTGGATGCCAGGACGCGTGCGGATGTCCTGCCGCTTGGTTCGGGAGCGCTGGCGGGCAGCACCCTTCCGCTTGACCGGGAGCTGGTTGCCAAATTGTTAGGATTTCCGGATGTGACCCAATACTCGCTGGATGCGGTGGGCGACCGGGATTTCATTCTAGAATATGTGGCCGCCGGATCGATCGTTGCCGTGCATCTTTCCCGCCTGGCGGAGGATTTTGTCCTATGGTCCACATCGGAGTTCGGGTTTGTGCGGATCGGCGATGCGTTTACGACGGGCTCAAGCCTGATGCCGCAAAAGAAAAATCCGGATGTGGCGGAGATCGTCCGGGGCAAGAGCGGGCGGGTGATTGGCAATCTGGTGGCGCTTTTGACGCTGTTGAAGGGCCTGCCGATGACATACAACCGCGACTTGCAGGAAGACAAGGAACGGCTGTTTGACAGTGTCGATACCGTGCAGGAGTCGCTGGAAATTTTTGCCGCCATGCTGGAGGATGTAAAAGTGAACCAGGCTGCCTGCGAATGCGCGGCTTCGGATCCGCTGCTGTTGGCGACGGATGTGGCGGATCTGCTGGTTCAAAAGGGAGTGCCGTTCAGGCGCGCGCATGAGATTGTCGGCCAGGCCGTGGCTCTGAGCGAAAAGAAAGGCTGCCTGCTGTCGGAATTGAAAGTGCCGGACTGGAAACAATTGGATCCGGCCTGTGACGAGAAGATTCCGCGCATCTTCCATGTCCGGGCCGCGTTGGGGCGCAGGAAGATGACCGGGGCGCCGGGCCAGAAGCAAGTATTGGCGCAATTGTTGCGCTGGAAAAAGAAACTCAAATAG